A region from the Streptosporangium sp. NBC_01756 genome encodes:
- a CDS encoding Gfo/Idh/MocA family protein, producing MTISVGLVGAGPWAEKVHAPMLAAGPHTRLAGVWARRPEAASRFGVPVFERVEELFDNCEAVAFSVPPAVQAEIGVLAANAGKALLLEKPLAADLDGARRLAEAVGEAGVASQMVLTWRYSAATRSFLARVSALEPFGGYAANISGALLGGDFASPWRLERGAILDVGPHMIDMLDAALGRVTGVRAHGNTLGWAGLLLEHETGAVSEASLCMSVPGETPPSRVEVYGRLGREAIDGGQLGSDTFAVMLTEFAQTVRRGGGHPLDAAHGLHLQEIISAAEEQLG from the coding sequence GTGACGATATCTGTGGGTTTGGTGGGCGCGGGGCCCTGGGCGGAGAAGGTGCACGCGCCGATGCTGGCCGCCGGACCCCACACGCGCCTGGCGGGCGTGTGGGCGCGGCGCCCCGAGGCGGCCTCGAGATTCGGCGTCCCCGTCTTCGAGCGTGTCGAGGAGCTGTTCGACAACTGCGAGGCGGTCGCGTTCTCGGTGCCGCCCGCCGTACAGGCCGAGATCGGTGTCCTCGCCGCCAACGCGGGTAAGGCGCTGCTGCTGGAGAAGCCGCTCGCCGCGGACCTGGACGGGGCACGGCGGCTGGCCGAGGCTGTCGGCGAGGCGGGTGTCGCCTCACAGATGGTGCTCACCTGGCGCTACTCGGCCGCCACCCGCTCCTTCCTGGCACGGGTGTCAGCCCTCGAACCGTTCGGCGGGTACGCGGCCAACATCTCCGGGGCACTGCTCGGCGGTGACTTCGCCAGTCCGTGGCGGCTGGAGCGCGGGGCGATCCTCGACGTCGGCCCACACATGATCGACATGCTGGACGCCGCGCTCGGCCGGGTCACCGGGGTCCGCGCCCACGGCAACACGCTGGGCTGGGCCGGCCTGCTGCTGGAGCATGAGACCGGCGCGGTGAGCGAGGCCTCGCTCTGCATGAGCGTGCCGGGCGAGACACCGCCCTCCAGGGTGGAGGTCTACGGCAGGCTGGGCCGGGAGGCCATCGACGGCGGCCAGCTCGGTTCCGACACCTTCGCCGTCATGCTCACCGAGTTCGCCCAGACCGTGCGCCGGGGCGGCGGCCACCCCCTCGACGCCGCGCACGGCCTGCACCTCCAGGAGATCATCTCCGCCGCGGAGGAGCAGCTCGGGTAG
- a CDS encoding ABC transporter substrate-binding protein, which produces MRPVRTALAGALLGVLTLAGCGQTSPAPDADAASPASSAASPAAAGFPVTVEAGNGSVAFAKRPERIISLSPTATESLFAIGAGPLVVAVDDQSNYPAEAPKSDLSGFKPNAEAIIAQKPDLVVLANDSDNIVAKLTKINVPVLLEPSATKLDEAYDQITDLGAATGNKAKADEVVAGMRKQIDVLAAAAPKDKKLTYYHELDITPYAATSTTFIGQIYGLFGLTNVADKAPDAAGGYPKLSAEFVAQTDPDLIFLADTKCCAQSRDALAKRPGWSKLSAVKNDQVVGLDDDIASRWGPRIVDLAKEVGDAVQKATTD; this is translated from the coding sequence TTGAGGCCCGTACGTACCGCACTCGCCGGCGCGCTCCTCGGCGTGCTGACCCTGGCCGGATGCGGCCAGACCTCCCCCGCCCCGGACGCGGACGCCGCGTCCCCGGCCTCCTCGGCAGCCTCCCCGGCCGCCGCCGGCTTCCCGGTGACCGTCGAAGCGGGCAACGGCTCGGTCGCCTTCGCCAAGAGGCCCGAGCGGATCATCTCGCTGTCGCCCACCGCCACCGAGAGCCTGTTCGCGATCGGAGCCGGCCCCCTGGTCGTCGCGGTGGACGACCAGTCGAACTACCCGGCCGAGGCGCCGAAGAGCGACCTGTCGGGCTTCAAGCCGAACGCGGAGGCGATCATCGCCCAGAAGCCCGACCTGGTGGTGCTCGCCAACGACAGCGACAACATCGTGGCCAAGCTGACCAAGATCAACGTCCCGGTGCTGCTGGAACCCTCGGCCACCAAACTCGACGAGGCCTACGACCAGATCACCGACCTCGGCGCGGCCACCGGCAACAAGGCCAAGGCCGACGAGGTCGTGGCCGGGATGCGGAAGCAGATCGACGTGCTCGCCGCGGCCGCTCCGAAGGACAAGAAGCTCACCTACTACCACGAGCTGGACATCACGCCTTACGCGGCCACGTCCACCACCTTCATCGGCCAGATCTACGGCCTGTTCGGCCTGACCAACGTCGCGGACAAGGCCCCCGACGCGGCCGGCGGCTACCCCAAGCTCTCCGCCGAGTTCGTCGCCCAGACCGACCCGGACCTCATCTTCCTGGCCGACACCAAGTGCTGCGCCCAGTCCAGAGACGCCCTCGCCAAGCGCCCCGGCTGGTCCAAGCTCTCCGCTGTCAAGAACGACCAGGTCGTCGGCCTCGACGACGACATCGCCTCCCGGTGGGGGCCGCGTATCGTGGACCTCGCAAAGGAGGTCGGCGACGCCGTCCAGAAGGCCACGACCGACTAG
- a CDS encoding helicase-associated domain-containing protein → MDDHLLGWLKTLDEERLTHVLANRPDAIAPPWPRRLDTLAQRLGNGFALMAVMRGLPLPCLEVAQAALSLGDRVSLETLAHFMGVPEAEVAPWIDRLFDHALAWPDDEGRIRVADGVSRWWTAPCGLGEPLSHYLNSWTVSADALRALARALGLPHGPKRRTVARVTEVLSDPRRVTAMVERAPSGTERLLEEFAWDGPIRDVDGGRFVMPGTPEKWVADHGLLFRPSWNVAEMPREVALALRGPDYHPPFTPRPPDLATVPVDPETVDHLMTLAAPHVVERCAAMLENTAKVPLPLLKAGGIGVREIRRLAKDTGCDEDETRLLLEICAVARLLAWDESAGGLVPTEKFDRWRLDDAAARLRVLLAAWWRMERSSLRRIDGKYGTVLGDDPAGAAVGRARRAVLGVLARLPASTACTDRAGLVRSAHWHAPLLEQSLLAECAPAVLEEARMLGLVAGDTITDLGRALAALDAWAGDENDDSTPAVEHDPVLAECSTRALASVRRSALFGADLTAVVTGPPSTELAELLDRTAERESRGAASVWRFTPASVRRAMDAGYGADALLADLAEVGTVPQPLDYLVHDVARRHGEVTVTTVACIVQASDPVLLAEIAGHRRLGRLGLRLLAPTVLASAMPADRTLAALRENGYAPVPIEDTGEITIRRARIEEPQNGRLILLPGGRVAELEQSYPLLEPPPDPHEHARRLLAAEDDAAHQQGRTWAVIGRMATRLPTAQQSLLGFVVDRGVRAAITLTDGLTATISHGELRSGVLDAWCEEAGDYLEFPLADIVEVRGNYA, encoded by the coding sequence ATGGACGATCACCTGCTCGGCTGGTTGAAAACCCTCGACGAAGAACGGCTCACCCACGTGCTGGCGAACCGGCCGGACGCCATCGCCCCGCCGTGGCCGCGCCGCCTGGACACCCTGGCGCAGCGGCTGGGCAACGGGTTCGCGCTGATGGCCGTCATGCGCGGACTCCCCCTCCCGTGCCTGGAGGTCGCGCAGGCCGCCCTGTCCCTGGGCGACCGGGTCAGCCTGGAGACATTGGCCCACTTCATGGGCGTGCCGGAGGCCGAGGTGGCCCCCTGGATCGACCGATTGTTCGACCATGCCCTGGCCTGGCCGGACGACGAGGGGCGGATCCGCGTCGCCGACGGGGTCTCCCGTTGGTGGACGGCCCCCTGCGGGCTCGGTGAGCCGCTCTCGCACTACCTGAACTCCTGGACGGTCAGTGCCGACGCCCTCCGCGCGCTGGCCAGGGCGCTGGGCCTGCCCCACGGCCCCAAAAGGCGCACGGTCGCCAGGGTCACCGAGGTGCTCTCCGATCCCCGGCGGGTGACCGCCATGGTCGAGCGCGCTCCGAGCGGCACCGAGCGGCTACTGGAGGAGTTCGCCTGGGACGGCCCGATCCGCGACGTGGACGGCGGCCGGTTCGTCATGCCGGGCACGCCGGAGAAGTGGGTCGCCGACCACGGGCTGCTCTTCCGGCCGAGCTGGAACGTGGCCGAGATGCCCCGGGAGGTGGCGCTCGCGCTGCGCGGCCCCGACTACCACCCGCCGTTCACCCCCCGTCCGCCCGACCTCGCGACCGTCCCGGTGGACCCCGAGACCGTGGACCACCTGATGACACTGGCCGCCCCGCACGTGGTAGAACGCTGCGCCGCGATGCTGGAGAACACCGCCAAGGTTCCGCTGCCGCTGCTGAAGGCGGGCGGGATCGGGGTGCGCGAGATCCGCCGGCTGGCCAAGGACACCGGCTGCGACGAGGACGAGACCCGGCTCCTGCTGGAGATCTGCGCGGTGGCCCGGCTGCTGGCCTGGGACGAGTCGGCCGGCGGGCTGGTGCCCACCGAGAAGTTCGACCGCTGGCGACTGGACGACGCGGCGGCCAGGCTACGGGTGCTGCTGGCGGCGTGGTGGCGGATGGAGCGCTCGTCGCTCCGCAGGATCGACGGCAAATACGGCACGGTGCTCGGCGACGACCCCGCCGGAGCCGCGGTCGGCCGGGCCCGGCGGGCGGTGCTCGGCGTGCTGGCACGGCTGCCCGCCAGTACGGCGTGCACGGACCGGGCCGGGCTGGTCAGGTCCGCGCACTGGCACGCCCCGCTGCTGGAGCAGTCGCTCCTGGCCGAGTGCGCCCCCGCCGTACTGGAGGAGGCCCGGATGCTCGGACTCGTCGCCGGTGACACGATCACCGACCTGGGCCGCGCGCTGGCCGCCCTGGACGCCTGGGCGGGCGACGAGAACGACGACTCCACCCCGGCCGTGGAGCACGACCCGGTGCTGGCGGAGTGCTCCACCCGCGCGCTGGCCAGCGTACGGCGGAGCGCCCTGTTCGGCGCCGACCTCACCGCCGTGGTGACCGGACCGCCCTCCACCGAACTGGCCGAACTGCTGGACCGGACCGCCGAACGCGAGTCACGCGGCGCGGCCTCGGTGTGGCGGTTCACCCCGGCGAGTGTGCGCCGGGCGATGGACGCGGGCTACGGTGCCGACGCCCTCCTGGCCGACCTCGCCGAGGTGGGCACGGTGCCGCAGCCCCTCGACTACCTGGTGCACGACGTGGCCAGGCGGCACGGCGAGGTCACCGTGACCACGGTCGCCTGCATCGTGCAGGCCTCCGACCCGGTGCTGCTGGCCGAGATCGCCGGGCACCGGCGGCTGGGCAGACTGGGCCTGCGACTGCTCGCGCCGACCGTGCTGGCCAGCGCGATGCCCGCCGACCGGACCCTCGCCGCGCTCCGGGAGAACGGCTACGCCCCGGTGCCGATCGAGGACACCGGGGAGATCACCATCCGCCGTGCCCGGATCGAGGAGCCGCAGAACGGGCGGCTGATCCTGCTGCCCGGCGGCCGGGTGGCCGAGCTGGAGCAGTCGTATCCCCTGCTGGAGCCGCCGCCCGACCCGCACGAGCACGCGCGGCGGCTGCTCGCCGCCGAGGACGACGCCGCCCACCAGCAGGGCAGGACGTGGGCGGTCATCGGCCGGATGGCCACCCGGCTGCCGACCGCCCAGCAGTCGCTGCTCGGCTTCGTGGTGGACCGCGGGGTGCGGGCGGCGATCACGCTGACCGACGGCCTGACCGCCACCATCAGCCACGGCGAGCTGCGCAGCGGTGTGCTCGACGCGTGGTGCGAGGAGGCCGGAGACTATCTGGAGTTCCCGCTGGCCGACATCGTCGAGGTCCGCGGCAACTACGCCTGA
- a CDS encoding MFS transporter, translating into MTKHLPAEPAPSSMSKAQRGIGMILCLLTIVLAILDQNIVSSAVVPIVRDLDPVHGIDHVAWLVAAFALGATAMLPLYGRLCDVLGAKQVYLAAIATFLTGSVLCGAAQSMTQLIAFRAIQGIGAGGLMSVTMVVMAHLREPGDKSGPGGLAGLIAGIGMAVGPLVGGLFADHGNWRWIFYINVPLGLVIIAGAVWALRFPRHTARASIDFLGASLAAGFTCALLLVCEWGGTRYAWDSPVIVVLVTAAVAGLGLFLWRQATAAQPILPLSLFRIPTVRTGYVIQGLVGVAMMGAMIYLMIYLQVARGVSSTSAGAYLAFMAIGMTFSGLLDGRLGWSTRTGMATGTGCFAIALGALACTTVDTSLWLVRGELVLLGIGLGQLLGKLIVVVQQAAPPHQLGVATTGIRFFQNLGGTIGAAAFGSLLSRVFEARTGGLLVSGIAHLAPAARPAAVASFVASVDVVFAVAAAVMTVAFLFAVRLREAPQDTTPAEAPRRPGADQPPATAPRSGTVPAEEQTLPVG; encoded by the coding sequence ATGACGAAGCATCTCCCAGCCGAACCGGCGCCATCCTCCATGTCAAAGGCACAGCGGGGGATCGGGATGATCCTCTGCCTGCTCACGATCGTCCTGGCGATCCTGGACCAGAACATCGTCTCCTCGGCTGTCGTCCCGATCGTCAGGGATCTCGACCCCGTCCACGGCATCGACCACGTCGCCTGGCTGGTCGCCGCGTTCGCCCTGGGGGCGACGGCGATGCTGCCGCTCTACGGGCGGCTCTGCGACGTGCTGGGCGCGAAGCAGGTCTACCTCGCGGCGATCGCCACGTTCCTGACCGGCTCGGTGCTGTGCGGAGCCGCCCAGAGCATGACCCAGCTCATCGCGTTCCGCGCGATCCAGGGCATCGGCGCCGGCGGGCTGATGAGTGTCACCATGGTGGTGATGGCCCACCTGAGGGAGCCTGGCGACAAGAGCGGCCCCGGCGGCCTGGCCGGCCTCATCGCCGGCATCGGCATGGCCGTCGGCCCGCTGGTGGGCGGTCTCTTCGCCGACCACGGCAACTGGCGGTGGATCTTCTACATCAACGTCCCGCTGGGCCTGGTGATCATCGCCGGTGCGGTGTGGGCGCTGCGCTTCCCTCGGCACACCGCCAGGGCGAGCATCGACTTCCTGGGCGCGAGCCTCGCGGCCGGCTTCACCTGCGCGCTCCTGCTGGTCTGCGAGTGGGGCGGCACCCGGTACGCCTGGGACTCACCTGTGATCGTCGTCCTCGTCACGGCGGCGGTCGCGGGGCTGGGCCTGTTCCTGTGGCGGCAGGCCACCGCGGCCCAGCCGATCCTGCCGCTGTCGCTCTTCCGCATCCCCACCGTACGCACCGGCTATGTGATCCAGGGACTGGTGGGCGTGGCGATGATGGGCGCGATGATCTACCTGATGATCTACCTCCAGGTCGCCAGGGGCGTCAGCTCCACCAGTGCGGGCGCCTACCTCGCCTTCATGGCGATCGGCATGACGTTCTCGGGTCTCCTCGACGGCAGGCTCGGCTGGTCCACCCGGACCGGCATGGCCACCGGCACGGGCTGCTTCGCGATCGCCCTGGGCGCGCTCGCCTGCACCACCGTGGACACCTCGCTGTGGCTGGTCCGCGGTGAGCTGGTGCTGCTGGGCATCGGGCTCGGGCAACTGCTCGGCAAACTCATCGTGGTCGTGCAGCAGGCCGCGCCGCCGCACCAGCTCGGGGTCGCCACCACCGGCATCCGGTTCTTCCAGAACCTCGGCGGAACCATCGGCGCCGCAGCCTTCGGATCACTGCTCAGCCGGGTCTTCGAGGCCAGGACCGGCGGGCTGCTCGTCTCCGGGATCGCCCACCTCGCACCCGCCGCACGGCCCGCCGCGGTCGCATCGTTCGTCGCGAGCGTCGACGTCGTCTTCGCGGTGGCAGCCGCCGTCATGACGGTGGCCTTCCTCTTCGCCGTACGGCTTCGCGAGGCTCCGCAGGACACGACACCGGCCGAGGCGCCCCGGCGTCCCGGAGCCGACCAGCCGCCCGCAACCGCCCCCCGGTCCGGAACGGTCCCTGCCGAGGAGCAGACCCTCCCGGTCGGGTGA
- a CDS encoding DUF397 domain-containing protein, giving the protein MEQIYNGMPATDLAGASWRKSRHSNSQGNCVELAKLSDGSIAVRNSRFPDGPALIYTRDEIRALVLGVKDGEFDSLTV; this is encoded by the coding sequence ATGGAGCAGATCTACAACGGCATGCCCGCCACGGACCTGGCCGGAGCCAGTTGGCGCAAGAGCCGTCACAGCAACTCACAGGGCAACTGCGTGGAGCTCGCCAAGCTGTCGGACGGCAGCATCGCGGTCCGTAACTCCCGTTTTCCCGATGGTCCAGCCCTGATCTACACCCGCGACGAGATCCGTGCGCTGGTGCTCGGGGTGAAGGACGGCGAGTTTGACAGCCTGACGGTGTAA
- a CDS encoding TetR family transcriptional regulator produces the protein MTEEPRLRERKKLQTRRALWHTAIGLFVERGFDNVSVAEIAAATDVSKKTVFNYFPAKEDLVMAPMEEHVDEPARIVRDRAAGESAVTALRRHFVAALAARDAATGLSDAPETLDVQRLIRTTPTLMQRAYAFFARSEDLLAREFAAQTQAAGTAAQVPAIAARVAAAQIMGVRNALVAENLRRILDGESADAVHPSAVANAEHAFDVLENGLGSYCTREAVEGRPIDVRHPA, from the coding sequence ATGACCGAGGAACCGCGCCTGCGTGAGCGCAAGAAGCTGCAGACCCGCCGTGCCCTGTGGCACACCGCGATCGGCCTGTTCGTGGAGCGAGGCTTCGACAACGTCTCCGTCGCGGAGATCGCAGCGGCCACCGACGTCTCCAAGAAGACCGTCTTCAACTACTTCCCCGCCAAGGAAGACCTGGTCATGGCGCCGATGGAGGAGCATGTCGACGAGCCGGCCCGGATCGTCCGGGACCGGGCGGCCGGGGAGTCGGCGGTCACGGCCCTGCGCCGCCATTTCGTCGCCGCGCTGGCCGCCCGGGACGCGGCGACCGGCCTCAGCGACGCCCCCGAGACGCTCGACGTCCAGCGGCTCATCCGTACCACCCCCACCCTGATGCAGCGCGCCTATGCCTTCTTCGCCCGGAGTGAGGATCTTCTGGCACGCGAGTTCGCCGCCCAGACGCAGGCGGCGGGCACCGCCGCGCAGGTGCCGGCCATCGCCGCCCGTGTCGCGGCCGCACAGATCATGGGTGTCCGCAACGCGCTCGTGGCGGAGAACCTGCGGCGGATCCTGGACGGGGAGTCCGCGGACGCCGTTCATCCCTCCGCGGTCGCCAACGCCGAACACGCCTTCGACGTGCTCGAAAACGGCCTCGGTTCCTACTGCACCCGTGAGGCGGTCGAGGGCCGGCCGATCGACGTACGGCACCCGGCTTGA
- a CDS encoding ArgE/DapE family deacylase — translation MSDDEARVLDALDEAETVRLLTELVRVPSVTGTDAESDLQHRCGRLLGEAGLDVDVWKLDLDALRAAPGFPGTEAPRVEGYGVVGVTEGEGDPALVLQGHVDVVPTGDLARWEGGDPFGARIGGNVLHGRGACDMKAGLAANLAVVAALRRAKVRLARPLAVHCVVGEEDGGLGAFATLARGHRGEAAVITEPTGGAIIAAAAGALTFRIEVAGRAAHGATRYEGVNALEVFWPVFEAIRRLEADRNRDPDPVFDGNPLPYPIEIGTVRAGDWASSVPDLLVAEGRLGVRLDEDPADARLALETVIGELGHPWLREHPPAVTWPGGQFASGRLPAGHELLGQVAAAVADVSGIRPAETAAPYGSDLRLYAAGGIPALHYGPGDVRFAHAPREQVDLRELRDVTRALALLVLRRCGVRG, via the coding sequence ATGTCCGACGATGAGGCGAGGGTCCTGGACGCCCTGGACGAGGCGGAGACGGTCCGGCTGCTGACCGAGCTGGTGCGGGTGCCGAGTGTGACCGGCACCGACGCCGAGTCGGACCTGCAGCACCGCTGCGGGAGACTGCTCGGTGAGGCGGGGCTGGACGTCGACGTCTGGAAGCTCGACCTCGACGCCCTCCGGGCCGCCCCCGGCTTCCCCGGCACGGAGGCGCCCCGGGTCGAGGGCTACGGCGTCGTCGGCGTCACCGAGGGCGAGGGCGACCCCGCGCTCGTTCTGCAGGGGCACGTGGACGTGGTGCCGACCGGTGACCTGGCCCGATGGGAGGGGGGCGACCCCTTCGGCGCCCGGATCGGCGGAAACGTCCTGCACGGCAGGGGTGCCTGCGACATGAAGGCGGGGCTGGCGGCGAACCTCGCCGTCGTCGCCGCCCTCCGCAGGGCGAAGGTACGGCTGGCCCGGCCGCTGGCCGTGCACTGCGTGGTGGGGGAGGAGGACGGCGGCCTGGGCGCGTTCGCCACCCTGGCCCGCGGTCACCGGGGCGAGGCCGCGGTGATCACCGAGCCGACCGGCGGGGCGATCATCGCGGCGGCGGCCGGCGCGCTGACGTTCCGGATCGAGGTCGCCGGGCGGGCGGCCCACGGCGCCACCCGCTACGAGGGTGTCAACGCCCTGGAAGTCTTCTGGCCGGTCTTCGAGGCGATCAGGCGGCTGGAGGCCGACCGCAACCGCGACCCGGACCCGGTCTTCGACGGCAACCCGCTGCCCTACCCGATCGAGATCGGGACGGTCCGTGCGGGTGACTGGGCCAGCAGCGTGCCGGACCTGCTCGTCGCCGAGGGCCGTCTCGGCGTGCGCCTGGACGAGGACCCGGCCGACGCCCGTCTCGCCCTGGAGACCGTGATCGGCGAGCTCGGCCACCCGTGGCTGCGCGAGCACCCTCCGGCCGTCACCTGGCCGGGGGGCCAGTTCGCCAGCGGGCGGCTGCCCGCCGGACACGAGCTGCTCGGTCAGGTCGCCGCCGCGGTGGCCGACGTGAGCGGGATCCGTCCCGCCGAGACGGCCGCGCCGTACGGGAGCGATCTGCGCCTGTACGCCGCGGGCGGCATCCCGGCCCTGCACTACGGGCCGGGTGACGTCCGCTTCGCCCACGCTCCGCGCGAGCAAGTCGATCTGCGCGAGCTCCGCGACGTCACCCGGGCGCTCGCCCTGCTGGTGCTGCGCCGCTGCGGCGTCAGGGGCTGA
- a CDS encoding helix-turn-helix domain-containing protein has translation MDPPGTGSTVRRIMLGASLRRLREEKGLTREVAGFHIRASESKISRMELGRVGFKTRDVEDLLTLYGVLDDAERRGLLEMVREANTPGWWHKFGDLLPNWFTTYVGLEESADVIRTYEVQFVPGLLQTSAYTRTVMRLGYPDAPEVEIDRRVHMRMQRQERLTKKNGPRLWAVVDEAALRRPIGGKEIMREQLQHLLEVATLPNITLQVMPFRFGMHAAEGGAFSILRFPESDLSDVVYVEQLWGALYLDKREDVDPYLTAMEQLCVESTTPGGTAEILGDLLREI, from the coding sequence ATGGACCCGCCCGGTACCGGTTCCACCGTTCGGCGCATCATGCTCGGCGCAAGCCTGCGCCGCCTGCGTGAGGAGAAGGGGCTCACCCGTGAGGTGGCCGGATTCCACATCCGCGCCTCCGAGTCCAAGATCAGCCGAATGGAACTCGGCCGCGTGGGATTCAAGACCCGGGACGTGGAAGACCTGCTCACCCTATACGGCGTGCTCGACGACGCCGAACGGCGCGGCCTGCTGGAGATGGTCCGCGAGGCGAACACCCCCGGCTGGTGGCACAAGTTCGGCGATCTGCTGCCGAACTGGTTCACCACCTACGTGGGGCTGGAGGAGTCGGCGGACGTGATCCGCACCTACGAGGTGCAGTTCGTCCCCGGTCTGCTGCAGACGTCCGCCTATACGCGCACGGTGATGCGGCTGGGCTATCCGGACGCGCCGGAGGTGGAGATCGACCGTCGTGTGCATATGCGCATGCAGCGGCAGGAACGCCTGACGAAGAAGAACGGCCCGCGTCTGTGGGCGGTCGTCGACGAGGCGGCCCTGAGGCGACCCATCGGAGGCAAGGAGATCATGCGTGAACAGCTCCAGCATCTGCTGGAGGTGGCCACGTTGCCCAACATCACCCTCCAGGTGATGCCCTTCCGATTCGGTATGCACGCGGCCGAGGGGGGCGCGTTCAGCATCTTGCGGTTTCCCGAGTCCGACCTGTCGGACGTCGTTTATGTCGAGCAGCTCTGGGGTGCCCTCTACCTGGACAAACGTGAGGACGTCGATCCATACCTCACGGCCATGGAGCAGTTGTGCGTGGAAAGCACCACGCCCGGGGGCACCGCCGAGATCCTCGGCGACCTTCTCAGAGAGATCTAA
- a CDS encoding rhomboid family intramembrane serine protease, with translation MTDAPRPGSGLAAPRPHRAWLTWTVFAVTAATTAAGLLSPATRSALDRAPAFFTGEWWRLISPISINPEGWHQIIFNAAALLVLGTLAERVYGRLRWGTLYLAGALAGEIFSYATDNYSAGSSVAIAGLLGGLAAWVGLGHARLPVPPRVTAAALPAGAVVLVVIGDEHGAPILIGCALGALMLWHARRTGRTVPTAEQLGIGR, from the coding sequence ATGACCGACGCCCCCCGGCCCGGCTCCGGCCTTGCCGCCCCGCGCCCTCACCGGGCCTGGCTGACCTGGACCGTCTTCGCCGTCACGGCGGCGACCACGGCCGCGGGCCTGCTCTCCCCCGCGACGAGATCGGCACTGGACAGAGCCCCGGCCTTCTTCACAGGCGAGTGGTGGCGGCTGATCAGCCCGATATCGATCAACCCGGAGGGCTGGCACCAGATCATCTTCAACGCCGCAGCGCTGCTCGTCCTCGGCACGCTCGCCGAGCGGGTCTACGGCCGGCTCCGCTGGGGCACGCTCTACCTGGCCGGAGCGCTCGCGGGAGAGATCTTCAGCTACGCGACGGACAACTACAGCGCCGGGTCCTCGGTCGCCATCGCCGGCCTGCTCGGCGGACTCGCCGCCTGGGTGGGCCTCGGCCACGCCCGGCTGCCCGTCCCTCCCCGTGTTACGGCGGCGGCGCTGCCGGCCGGGGCGGTCGTCCTGGTGGTGATCGGCGACGAGCACGGTGCGCCCATCCTCATCGGGTGCGCACTGGGCGCGCTCATGCTCTGGCACGCACGCCGTACGGGCAGGACGGTCCCCACCGCGGAACAGCTGGGCATCGGCCGATGA
- a CDS encoding ATP-binding protein produces MASATFVLPPQAESVHSARSFATGTLTGWNLTELSESMELVVSELATNAFRHGLRLAESRAREPIRLSLLRRDDLVACALNDPGAGLPALRDPSPLEIGGLGLHIVESLSLRWGWAPLAPYGKIVWAILR; encoded by the coding sequence ATGGCCAGCGCCACCTTCGTGCTCCCCCCGCAGGCCGAGTCCGTCCACTCGGCTCGCAGCTTCGCGACGGGCACCCTCACCGGGTGGAACCTCACCGAGCTGAGCGAGAGCATGGAACTGGTCGTCTCGGAGCTGGCCACCAACGCCTTCCGGCACGGCCTGCGGCTGGCCGAGTCGCGCGCCAGGGAACCGATCAGACTCTCCCTGCTCCGCCGGGACGACCTCGTCGCCTGCGCGCTCAACGATCCCGGAGCGGGTCTCCCCGCACTCCGTGACCCGTCACCGCTGGAGATCGGCGGCCTCGGCCTGCACATCGTCGAGTCGCTCAGCCTCCGCTGGGGGTGGGCGCCGCTGGCCCCCTATGGAAAGATCGTCTGGGCGATCCTCCGGTAA
- a CDS encoding histidine phosphatase family protein encodes MKEMILLRHGETEWSRDGRHTGRTDLPLTGKGENQARALAPLVKGRTFDLALVSPALRAQRTADLAGLTAYDTDPDLWEWDYGGYEGITTPDIRRTRPDWYLWRDGVIPGDTEHPGESVEEVAARADRLIDRARAVDGDVVLVAHGHYLRVLCARWLGLAPQDGRFFRLDTGTYSRLGFEHGEPVVLTWNAPV; translated from the coding sequence ATGAAAGAGATGATTCTGCTGAGGCACGGCGAGACCGAGTGGAGCAGGGACGGACGCCACACCGGGCGCACCGACCTGCCGCTCACCGGCAAGGGCGAGAACCAGGCGCGGGCACTCGCCCCGCTGGTCAAGGGCCGGACCTTCGACCTGGCTCTCGTCAGCCCCGCGCTGCGCGCCCAACGGACAGCCGACCTCGCCGGGCTCACGGCCTATGACACCGATCCCGACCTGTGGGAATGGGACTACGGCGGCTATGAGGGCATCACCACGCCGGACATCCGCCGGACCCGCCCCGACTGGTATCTGTGGCGGGACGGGGTCATCCCCGGCGACACCGAGCACCCCGGTGAGAGCGTGGAGGAGGTCGCAGCCCGCGCCGACCGGCTGATCGACCGGGCCCGTGCGGTCGACGGCGACGTGGTGCTGGTCGCCCACGGGCACTACCTGCGGGTGCTGTGTGCCCGTTGGCTCGGCCTCGCCCCGCAGGACGGCCGGTTCTTCCGCCTGGACACCGGCACCTACTCCCGGCTCGGCTTCGAGCACGGCGAACCCGTCGTCCTCACCTGGAACGCCCCCGTCTGA